The following proteins are co-located in the Halarcobacter sp. genome:
- a CDS encoding DNA-processing protein DprA, giving the protein MTKEYNDRIEELEHMSRYPENIYYRGNLNLLKKRKVSIVGSRKPLSYTNKTTFKLANELAKRDIIIVSGAALGVDAISHKAASPNNTIAVMANGLDIKYPAVNSKLISSIENEGLVLSMYQDTQKPRNYTFVQRNELVVALGEILIVTQADLNSGTLSSINYALKMGKEVYTIPHQIDDSLGTQKLLEKNLIKPIYNLEDFVNNFGKIKKSEDEKLSSFLNTFPSYQDALRLYKDKIFQLELEGKIVIENGLVKPI; this is encoded by the coding sequence ATGACAAAAGAATATAATGATAGAATTGAAGAATTAGAACATATGAGTAGATATCCAGAAAATATCTATTATAGAGGAAATCTAAATTTATTAAAAAAAAGAAAAGTATCTATAGTAGGGAGCAGAAAACCCTTATCATACACAAATAAAACTACCTTTAAACTTGCAAATGAACTTGCAAAAAGAGACATAATTATTGTAAGTGGTGCAGCATTAGGCGTAGATGCGATTTCCCATAAAGCAGCATCCCCAAATAACACAATAGCTGTTATGGCAAATGGTTTAGATATAAAATACCCAGCTGTTAACAGTAAACTAATCTCTTCAATTGAAAATGAAGGTTTAGTTTTAAGTATGTATCAAGATACACAAAAACCTAGAAATTATACATTTGTACAAAGAAATGAACTTGTGGTTGCCTTAGGTGAAATATTAATTGTCACTCAAGCAGATTTAAATAGTGGAACTTTATCATCAATAAATTATGCATTAAAAATGGGGAAAGAGGTTTATACTATACCTCACCAGATAGATGATAGTCTAGGTACACAAAAGTTGCTTGAAAAAAATCTAATCAAGCCCATATATAATCTAGAAGATTTTGTAAATAACTTTGGTAAAATAAAAAAAAGTGAAGATGAAAAACTTAGTAGTTTTTTAAATACTTTTCCATCATATCAAGATGCACTTAGATTATATAAAGACAAAATATTTCAACTTGAATTAGAAGGTAAAATAGTTATAGAAAATGGTTTAGTTAAACCTATTTAA
- the ilvC gene encoding ketol-acid reductoisomerase, with product MALNVYYDKDCNIELIKSKKVAMIGFGSQGHAHAENLRDSGVEVVVGLRKGGSSWAKAEAKGFEVKTVAEATAAADVVVILLPDENQADIYENEIKANLKDGAYVSFGHGFNIHYGRIAPAANINVMMVAPKAPGHTVRSEFTKGGGIPDLIAIHQDPSGDTKDVALAYASAIGGGRTGIIETTFKDETETDLFGEQAVLCGGATALVEAGFETLVDAGYAPEMAYFECLHELKLIVDLMYEGGIADMRYSISNTAEYGDYVSGPRVINDESKAAMKQILKEIQNGVFAKDFILEGQAGYPRMNAERKNSRASRIEQTGEKLRAMMPWIASNKIVDQDKN from the coding sequence ATGGCATTAAATGTTTACTACGATAAAGATTGTAATATCGAATTAATAAAATCAAAAAAAGTTGCTATGATCGGATTCGGATCACAAGGGCATGCACACGCTGAAAACTTAAGAGATTCAGGTGTTGAAGTTGTTGTTGGTCTTAGAAAAGGTGGTTCATCATGGGCAAAAGCAGAAGCAAAAGGTTTTGAAGTTAAAACTGTAGCTGAAGCTACTGCAGCTGCTGATGTTGTTGTGATTTTATTACCAGATGAAAATCAAGCTGATATCTATGAAAATGAGATTAAAGCTAATTTAAAAGATGGTGCTTATGTATCATTTGGACATGGTTTTAATATTCACTATGGAAGAATTGCTCCAGCAGCAAATATTAACGTAATGATGGTTGCGCCTAAAGCTCCAGGTCACACAGTAAGATCTGAGTTTACTAAAGGTGGAGGGATTCCTGACCTTATTGCTATTCACCAAGATCCATCAGGAGATACTAAAGATGTTGCTTTAGCTTACGCTTCTGCAATCGGTGGTGGTAGAACTGGTATCATTGAAACTACATTCAAAGACGAAACAGAGACTGACCTTTTTGGAGAGCAAGCTGTATTATGTGGTGGAGCTACTGCATTAGTTGAAGCTGGTTTCGAAACTTTAGTTGACGCTGGATACGCTCCAGAAATGGCATACTTTGAGTGTTTACACGAATTAAAATTAATCGTTGACTTAATGTATGAAGGTGGTATTGCAGATATGAGATATTCTATTTCAAATACTGCTGAATATGGAGATTATGTTTCTGGACCTAGAGTTATCAATGATGAGTCTAAAGCGGCTATGAAACAAATCTTAAAAGAGATTCAAAATGGTGTATTTGCTAAAGACTTTATCTTAGAAGGTCAAGCTGGATACCCAAGAATGAATGCTGAAAGAAAAAATTCAAGAGCTTCAAGAATTGAGCAAACTGGTGAAAAACTAAGAGCTATGATGCCTTGGATTGCTTCAAATAAAATTGTAGACCAAGACAAAAACTAA
- a CDS encoding ATP-binding protein: MIKAKINKTLKHLILLIAIFVMGMVVLVSLHSFFLHLIDDLDKKTENLKAKIEIGEFIINDIYKIRSDFYELATTVTSKKSLEGVNKRLDEKIKFIEKCLNVLDKGGKLERVIKLNIEGHYNSTKLVIYKKIDNTPSLEVIELAPKIQELKKIIKEINLLIIEQIDNSESNDIENFMLQNRTIKRFYKRTPAFFIRITENANRLLFEGNLELEKIEKKLIEQKNQYTNLEFFLIINFILFAILLGTIIAIQINKNTNLLQRQEQFTRGTLDSQESIVIVSDGEKMIDANEALINFFDNYDNFDDFKRNHLCICDFFEEHENLGDEFITDRIYKNMIWYENIIENPNILHKVAISKKDKIHYFSITATMKQLDKDNSIVIVTLNDITEEMRIQKELKKLNENLEEIVDEKTKELQILNENLEQRVEEEVKKNRDKERALIQQSRFAALGEMIANIAHQWRQPLSAILTTVTSIQLQRELKIASEKDIDNCHNSIVKYVKFLNQTIEDFRGFFNQDKKLVKYNIIDVINNATSITSAVYKNHSINIVFESKKDKYEITGYPNELSQALLNILTNAKDILIERTIKEKIVKIKIDENDKNINIEITDSAGGIDDNVLLKIFDPYFTTKHKSQGTGIGLYMSKYIIEKNVKGLLSASNQSFEYENKIYNGACFKIELPKI; the protein is encoded by the coding sequence TTGATTAAAGCAAAAATAAATAAAACATTAAAGCATCTTATTTTATTAATAGCTATTTTTGTGATGGGAATGGTTGTTTTAGTTTCTTTACATAGTTTTTTTCTTCATTTAATAGATGATTTAGATAAAAAAACTGAAAATTTAAAAGCAAAAATAGAGATTGGTGAATTTATTATAAATGATATATATAAAATAAGATCTGATTTTTATGAATTAGCTACAACTGTAACTAGCAAAAAAAGTCTTGAAGGAGTAAATAAAAGACTAGATGAAAAAATAAAATTTATTGAAAAATGTTTAAATGTATTAGATAAAGGGGGAAAGCTAGAAAGAGTTATCAAATTAAATATTGAAGGGCACTATAACTCTACAAAACTAGTGATTTATAAAAAAATAGATAACACTCCATCTTTAGAAGTTATAGAATTAGCACCCAAAATTCAAGAATTAAAAAAAATAATAAAAGAGATTAATTTATTGATAATTGAACAAATAGATAATAGCGAATCAAATGACATTGAAAATTTTATGCTTCAAAACAGAACAATAAAGAGATTTTACAAAAGAACTCCTGCTTTTTTTATAAGAATAACTGAAAATGCCAATAGACTACTTTTTGAAGGAAATCTTGAATTAGAAAAAATAGAAAAAAAACTTATAGAACAAAAAAATCAATATACAAATTTAGAGTTTTTCTTAATAATAAACTTTATATTATTTGCAATTCTTCTAGGAACAATTATAGCAATTCAAATCAACAAAAATACTAATCTTTTACAAAGACAAGAACAGTTTACAAGGGGAACACTAGATTCACAAGAGAGTATTGTAATTGTTAGTGATGGAGAAAAGATGATTGATGCAAATGAAGCATTAATCAATTTCTTTGACAACTATGATAACTTTGATGACTTTAAAAGAAACCATTTATGTATATGTGATTTTTTTGAAGAACATGAAAACTTAGGTGATGAATTTATTACTGATAGAATTTACAAAAATATGATTTGGTATGAAAATATAATTGAAAATCCAAATATTTTACATAAAGTGGCAATTTCTAAAAAAGATAAAATACACTACTTTTCAATAACTGCAACAATGAAACAATTAGACAAAGATAATAGTATTGTTATTGTTACCTTAAATGACATAACTGAAGAGATGAGAATACAAAAAGAGTTAAAAAAACTTAATGAAAATCTTGAAGAGATTGTAGATGAAAAAACAAAAGAACTACAAATACTTAATGAAAATCTTGAACAGAGAGTTGAAGAGGAAGTTAAAAAAAACAGAGACAAAGAAAGAGCCTTAATCCAACAATCAAGATTTGCAGCATTAGGTGAGATGATTGCAAATATTGCCCACCAATGGAGACAACCTTTATCTGCAATATTAACAACTGTTACATCAATACAACTGCAAAGGGAACTTAAAATTGCAAGTGAAAAAGATATTGATAATTGTCATAACTCTATTGTAAAATATGTAAAATTTCTTAATCAAACAATTGAAGATTTTAGAGGCTTTTTTAACCAAGATAAAAAATTAGTTAAATACAATATTATTGATGTAATAAATAATGCAACCTCTATAACAAGTGCCGTATACAAAAACCATTCAATAAATATTGTTTTTGAATCAAAAAAAGATAAATATGAGATAACTGGCTATCCAAATGAATTATCACAAGCTTTATTAAATATCTTAACAAATGCAAAAGATATTTTAATAGAAAGAACAATCAAAGAAAAAATTGTAAAAATTAAAATTGATGAAAATGATAAAAATATAAATATTGAGATAACTGATAGTGCAGGTGGAATAGACGATAATGTTTTATTAAAAATATTTGACCCATATTTTACTACAAAACATAAATCTCAAGGAACAGGAATAGGTCTTTATATGAGTAAATATATCATTGAAAAAAATGTAAAAGGCTTATTAAGTGCAAGCAATCAGAGTTTTGAATATGAAAATAAAATTTATAATGGTGCTTGTTTTAAAATAGAATTACCTAAGATTTAA
- the murC gene encoding UDP-N-acetylmuramate--L-alanine ligase translates to MKVHFIGIGGIGLSALARFLNYDGHEVSGSDMKSSPITLELEKEGIKVSSPQDAKNISEDFDLVIYSAAVTDENPELIEARLKQIRTLSRKEALPIVLGDKKNFCVAGAHGKSTTTAILASIMQSSTLIGAISKDFGSNFRYVNDLVCFEADESDASFLLSNPYCSIVTNAEPEHMEYYHYDYEKFYEAYRKFIELGTKRVLNGEDEHIQKLDIKDADFLYPSCDIKNLSYLLKDGEPCTKFDLKDLGSFEVWGFGYHIAVDASLAILAALNELDIETIRKNITYYKGIKKRFDLVQKNENFALIDDYAHHPTEIEATMKSVELYDNLTNINKRVVIWQPHKYSRTNDNLEGFKRCFRRCDELIILPIWTIPGEQVIEIDFEKEFAQYKPIFADKLKTSKGKVELIKDEKIIKTIDSGIILGVGAGDITYQLR, encoded by the coding sequence ATGAAAGTACATTTTATAGGAATAGGTGGAATAGGCCTTTCTGCATTAGCTAGATTTTTAAATTATGATGGTCATGAAGTAAGTGGCTCAGATATGAAAAGTTCCCCAATCACTTTAGAATTGGAAAAAGAAGGAATAAAAGTATCATCTCCTCAAGATGCAAAAAATATTTCAGAAGATTTTGATTTAGTTATATATTCAGCAGCAGTTACAGATGAAAATCCAGAATTAATTGAAGCAAGATTAAAACAAATAAGAACTTTGTCAAGAAAAGAGGCTTTACCGATTGTATTAGGTGATAAAAAGAATTTTTGCGTAGCAGGAGCTCATGGAAAATCAACAACAACTGCAATATTAGCTTCAATAATGCAAAGTTCAACTTTAATAGGTGCTATCTCAAAAGATTTTGGTTCAAATTTTAGATATGTAAATGATTTAGTTTGTTTTGAAGCAGATGAGTCGGATGCTTCTTTTCTTTTGTCAAATCCATATTGTTCTATTGTTACTAATGCAGAACCAGAACACATGGAGTATTACCATTATGATTATGAAAAATTTTATGAAGCTTATAGAAAATTTATAGAGTTGGGAACTAAAAGAGTTTTAAACGGTGAAGATGAACATATTCAAAAATTAGATATCAAAGATGCAGATTTTTTATATCCAAGTTGTGATATTAAAAATTTATCATATCTTTTAAAAGATGGAGAGCCTTGTACTAAATTTGATTTAAAAGATTTAGGTTCTTTTGAAGTGTGGGGCTTTGGTTATCATATTGCAGTTGATGCTTCATTGGCAATATTAGCAGCTTTAAATGAACTTGATATTGAAACTATTAGAAAAAATATAACTTACTACAAAGGGATTAAAAAAAGGTTTGATTTAGTTCAAAAAAATGAAAATTTTGCATTAATTGATGATTATGCACATCATCCAACTGAAATTGAGGCTACTATGAAGTCAGTTGAGTTATACGATAACCTTACAAATATAAATAAAAGAGTAGTTATTTGGCAACCACATAAATATTCTAGAACAAATGATAACTTAGAGGGTTTTAAAAGATGTTTTAGAAGATGTGATGAATTGATTATTTTGCCAATTTGGACAATTCCCGGAGAGCAAGTAATAGAGATAGATTTCGAAAAAGAATTTGCTCAATATAAGCCTATATTTGCAGATAAGCTTAAAACTTCAAAAGGAAAAGTTGAATTAATTAAAGATGAAAAAATAATTAAAACAATTGATTCTGGAATAATTTTAGGAGTTGGTGCTGGGGATATAACTTATCAACTTAGATAA
- a CDS encoding methyl-accepting chemotaxis protein has translation MLKNFSTKIKLMLVPIVYVLIVTIVTIIFTYYNNLVKFRIESAVQTEVFIQQVLKGRIAVYQFLRAPSDANAQNVVVSFKELDKNVSDLRENVSQESNKKLCDNILKESSNYIKYFNQFSKQRIIDYENGILKESEELKPIISKMVNSGLKLEEELKKINNSAQELRDDAESTMNSILIGIVIVSVLIFVIFSIMLSNIIIGSIEKFKDGLASFFAFINRESEDSKLLEIDGKDEFALMAQSVNESIEKTKKGLLKDNETVKEVLSIVEKANQGYLNNLVKSEPNNPQLVQLCSALNTMLSGIKDKIDSINVVLSEFSNYNFTRKIDAKNVEGDIKKLLESLNFLTDEISNLLKQSYTIGLTLDNSSDKLIVNVDTLNKSSTEAAASLEETAAALEEITSTIVNNAENVQLMSDYADNLSNSAQTGQTLAQNTTKAMEDITDQVNSINEAISVIDQIAFQTNILSLNAAVEAATAGEAGKGFAVVAQEVRNLASRSAEAAKEIKDLVENATTKASQGKEISNQMISGYEELLVDISKSTEKISEIANASKEQEQGITQINDAVNQLDQQTQQNAQIATETHDIAVEADTIAKEIVADAQSKEFLGKNEVKARTNTSQTKKEFTSFDKKVTPRKEETKKVSNNEIKSNTKDDDEWESF, from the coding sequence ATGTTAAAAAATTTTAGTACAAAGATAAAATTAATGCTTGTACCAATTGTTTATGTTTTAATTGTGACAATAGTTACAATCATCTTTACATATTATAATAATCTTGTAAAGTTTAGAATAGAATCAGCAGTACAAACAGAAGTTTTTATTCAACAAGTGTTGAAGGGTAGAATAGCTGTTTATCAGTTTTTGCGTGCACCATCTGATGCAAACGCACAAAATGTTGTTGTAAGTTTTAAAGAACTTGATAAAAATGTATCTGATTTAAGAGAAAATGTTAGTCAAGAATCAAATAAAAAGCTATGTGACAATATCTTAAAAGAGTCGTCAAATTATATAAAATACTTTAATCAATTTTCAAAACAGAGAATAATAGATTATGAAAATGGTATTTTAAAAGAATCTGAAGAGTTAAAACCAATAATTAGTAAGATGGTTAATTCAGGTTTAAAGCTTGAAGAGGAACTAAAAAAGATAAATAATAGTGCTCAAGAGTTAAGAGATGATGCAGAATCTACTATGAATAGTATTCTAATCGGTATTGTTATTGTTTCAGTTCTTATATTTGTTATCTTCTCGATAATGTTATCAAATATTATTATTGGTTCAATTGAAAAATTTAAAGATGGTTTAGCTTCATTTTTTGCATTTATAAATAGAGAGAGTGAAGATAGTAAATTATTAGAGATTGATGGTAAAGATGAATTTGCTTTAATGGCACAATCTGTGAATGAAAGTATAGAAAAAACAAAAAAAGGTTTATTAAAAGATAATGAAACTGTAAAAGAGGTTTTATCTATAGTAGAAAAAGCAAATCAAGGATATTTGAATAATCTTGTTAAAAGTGAGCCAAATAATCCACAATTGGTTCAATTATGTAGTGCTTTAAATACAATGTTAAGTGGTATAAAAGATAAAATTGATTCAATAAATGTTGTTTTATCAGAATTTAGTAATTATAATTTTACAAGAAAAATTGATGCTAAAAATGTTGAAGGTGATATTAAAAAACTTTTAGAGAGTCTAAATTTCTTAACAGATGAGATATCTAATCTGTTAAAACAATCATATACTATAGGGTTAACTCTTGATAATTCATCAGATAAATTAATAGTAAATGTAGATACATTAAATAAAAGTTCAACTGAGGCAGCAGCTTCATTAGAAGAAACAGCAGCAGCTCTTGAAGAGATTACAAGTACAATTGTAAATAATGCTGAAAATGTACAACTTATGAGTGATTATGCAGATAATCTAAGTAACTCTGCACAAACAGGACAAACTTTAGCCCAAAATACTACTAAAGCTATGGAAGATATTACTGATCAAGTAAATTCGATTAATGAAGCAATATCAGTAATTGATCAAATTGCATTCCAAACAAATATTCTTTCATTAAATGCTGCTGTTGAAGCTGCTACAGCTGGTGAAGCTGGAAAAGGTTTTGCTGTTGTTGCTCAAGAGGTTAGAAATTTAGCTTCTAGATCTGCTGAAGCTGCTAAAGAGATTAAAGATTTAGTTGAAAATGCTACAACTAAAGCTTCTCAAGGAAAAGAGATTAGTAATCAAATGATTTCTGGATATGAAGAATTATTAGTAGATATTAGTAAATCAACTGAAAAAATATCAGAGATTGCAAATGCTAGTAAAGAACAAGAACAAGGTATTACTCAAATTAATGATGCTGTTAATCAGTTAGACCAACAAACTCAGCAAAATGCACAAATTGCAACAGAAACGCATGACATTGCAGTTGAAGCTGATACTATAGCAAAAGAGATAGTAGCAGATGCACAATCAAAAGAGTTCTTAGGGAAAAATGAAGTAAAAGCAAGAACTAATACTTCACAAACTAAAAAAGAGTTTACATCATTTGATAAAAAAGTTACACCTAGAAAAGAGGAAACAAAAAAAGTTTCAAATAATGAGATAAAAAGCAATACAAAAGATGATGATGAATGGGAAAGTTTTTAA
- a CDS encoding succinyldiaminopimelate transaminase, translating to MNFEKYPFEKLNELLEGIKPSDKYELSALTIGEPKFETPSFIQEELARTTTLLQKYPASAGLPELKDAMRNFVKNRFNVDLENEQIIPTFGTREVLFNFPQFALFDKKDPTIAFTNPFYQIYEGAAIASRAKVIHIDLTLENDFKAQLSDDELKKCDLVILNYPNNPTSAEMTKDELALWVKKALEFNFILVNDECYSEIYFDESDKPASLLEASLAVGNTEFKNVLVMNSISKRSSAPGLRSGFIAGDAKILKEYMKYRTYVGCASPVPLQKAATVAWNESSHVDAFRKIYKKNFQLAKEILGVNPPKATFYIWLKVDDELEFTKKLFEEKHIKVLPGSFLGRNGIGKGYVRIALVENENKTKEVLERLKDFIDG from the coding sequence ATGAATTTTGAGAAATATCCATTTGAAAAATTAAATGAATTATTAGAGGGTATAAAACCAAGTGATAAATATGAGTTAAGTGCCTTAACAATAGGGGAACCAAAATTTGAAACCCCAAGTTTTATTCAAGAAGAGTTAGCAAGAACCACTACTTTGTTACAAAAATATCCAGCAAGTGCAGGCTTACCTGAGTTAAAAGATGCAATGAGAAACTTTGTTAAAAATAGATTTAATGTAGATTTGGAAAATGAACAAATTATTCCTACTTTTGGTACAAGAGAGGTACTTTTCAACTTCCCACAATTTGCACTATTTGATAAAAAAGACCCAACTATAGCATTTACAAACCCTTTTTATCAAATATATGAGGGTGCTGCAATTGCAAGTAGAGCTAAAGTGATACATATTGATTTAACTTTAGAAAATGACTTTAAAGCTCAATTAAGTGATGATGAGTTAAAAAAATGTGATTTGGTAATCTTAAACTATCCAAATAATCCAACTTCTGCTGAGATGACAAAAGATGAATTAGCCCTTTGGGTTAAAAAAGCTTTAGAGTTTAATTTTATATTGGTAAATGATGAGTGTTATTCTGAGATATATTTTGATGAAAGTGATAAACCTGCTTCATTATTAGAAGCTAGTTTAGCAGTTGGAAACACTGAATTTAAAAATGTATTAGTTATGAATTCAATTTCAAAAAGAAGCTCAGCTCCTGGTTTAAGAAGTGGATTTATAGCAGGAGATGCAAAAATATTAAAAGAGTATATGAAGTATAGGACTTATGTAGGGTGTGCTTCACCTGTGCCTTTACAAAAAGCAGCAACTGTAGCTTGGAATGAATCATCACATGTTGATGCATTTAGAAAAATTTATAAGAAAAATTTCCAATTAGCAAAAGAGATTTTAGGAGTTAATCCTCCAAAAGCTACTTTTTATATTTGGTTAAAAGTTGATGATGAGTTGGAGTTTACAAAAAAACTTTTTGAAGAGAAACATATAAAAGTTTTACCAGGAAGTTTTTTAGGAAGAAATGGTATTGGAAAAGGGTATGTAAGAATTGCTCTTGTTGAAAATGAAAATAAAACTAAAGAGGTATTAGAAAGATTGAAGGATTTTATAGATGGATAA
- a CDS encoding divergent polysaccharide deacetylase family protein, whose product MTKRKKTTRRKNTKTNKSNIKLINFLLFIIILLLIAIGFLIYTIDTNKLKETKKEIPKVVKNIEKKVKETNDEFDKYFEQIEKIKKDKFEEYTKDFYKEYSDTEEIKTIKKKEDNKRTEEKPKVITTNKPKLAIIFDDVTTEYQINKIKDIGYTTTLSVMPPTKRHPNSAKITKDLPFYMIHLPLEARVFKNEETSTLHVNDSYEKVEKRIAQIRKLYPNAKYTNNHTGSKFTANEQAMDYLFKALKKYDFIFVDSRTTSKSVAKKMAKKYNMPYISRNVFLDNEQDFKYIQGQLKKAINIAKKNGSAIAICHPHSITIKTLKESKFLLDGLDMIHLNQLPSLLN is encoded by the coding sequence ATGACAAAAAGAAAAAAAACTACTAGAAGAAAAAATACAAAAACTAATAAGAGTAATATTAAGTTAATAAACTTTCTTTTATTCATAATTATATTACTGCTTATAGCAATTGGTTTTTTAATATATACAATTGATACAAATAAATTAAAAGAGACTAAAAAAGAGATCCCTAAAGTAGTAAAAAATATTGAAAAAAAAGTAAAAGAAACAAATGATGAATTTGATAAATATTTTGAACAAATAGAAAAAATCAAAAAAGATAAATTTGAAGAATATACAAAAGATTTTTATAAAGAGTATTCTGACACAGAAGAAATAAAAACAATAAAGAAAAAAGAAGACAACAAAAGAACTGAAGAAAAACCTAAAGTAATAACTACAAACAAACCTAAGCTTGCAATTATTTTTGATGATGTTACAACAGAATATCAAATAAATAAAATCAAGGATATAGGATATACTACTACTTTATCTGTAATGCCTCCAACAAAAAGACATCCTAATTCTGCAAAAATTACAAAAGATTTACCATTTTATATGATTCACCTTCCTCTTGAAGCTAGAGTATTTAAAAATGAAGAAACTAGTACTCTACATGTAAATGATTCTTACGAAAAGGTAGAAAAAAGAATTGCCCAAATAAGAAAATTGTATCCAAATGCAAAATACACTAACAATCATACAGGAAGTAAATTTACAGCAAATGAACAAGCTATGGATTATCTATTTAAAGCTTTAAAAAAATATGATTTTATTTTTGTAGATAGTCGTACAACCAGTAAAAGTGTGGCTAAAAAAATGGCTAAAAAATATAATATGCCATATATCTCAAGAAATGTTTTTTTAGACAATGAACAAGATTTTAAGTATATTCAAGGACAATTAAAGAAAGCAATCAATATTGCCAAGAAAAATGGTTCTGCAATTGCAATTTGCCATCCCCATTCAATCACAATAAAAACTTTAAAAGAATCTAAATTTTTATTAGATGGATTAGATATGATACATCTAAATCAATTGCCTTCTTTATTGAACTAA
- the nhaA gene encoding Na+/H+ antiporter NhaA yields the protein MKILVKKYIKKESTSGIILIFATIAALILNNSSFSEYYTSILETQITFKVGHILDIDKPLILWINDGLMAVFFLLIGLEIKREVIAGHLSTPSKIALPAIAALGGMIVPAFIYFIFNYGDDYSLQGWAIPTATDIAFALGILSLLGRRIPVSLKIFLMALAIFDDLGAILIIAFFYTNDLSFHAISLAGICILMLFVLNRFKVTRLGFYWIFGILLWIFVLKSGVHATLAGIIVAFCIPLHAVNEKRKLVSPAKSLQHHIHYWVAFYILPLFAFVNAGVDLSNVSIDKMSNPTALGIIFGLFIGKQLGVFVFSYLAIKYNLAKLPKCSTLAQLYGVSVLTGIGFTMSLFIDSLAFENSHQFFYTDKLGILIGSFLSGVLGYFILRFIKGKRRCSI from the coding sequence GTGAAAATCTTAGTAAAAAAATATATTAAAAAAGAATCTACTTCAGGTATTATTTTAATTTTTGCAACAATTGCGGCACTTATTTTAAATAATTCTTCTTTTTCTGAATACTATACTTCTATACTTGAAACTCAAATTACATTTAAAGTTGGACATATACTTGATATTGATAAACCACTGATTTTGTGGATAAATGATGGACTTATGGCAGTATTTTTTCTTCTAATTGGTTTAGAAATAAAAAGAGAAGTTATTGCTGGACATTTATCAACTCCAAGTAAAATAGCTCTTCCTGCTATTGCAGCTTTAGGGGGAATGATTGTTCCCGCATTTATATATTTTATTTTTAATTATGGGGATGATTACTCTTTACAAGGATGGGCAATTCCTACTGCAACAGATATTGCATTTGCTTTAGGAATTTTATCTCTTTTAGGTAGAAGAATTCCTGTATCTTTAAAAATATTTTTGATGGCATTGGCAATATTTGATGATTTAGGTGCAATTTTGATTATTGCATTTTTTTATACAAATGATTTATCTTTTCATGCAATCTCTTTAGCTGGAATATGTATATTGATGCTATTTGTTTTAAATAGATTTAAAGTTACAAGATTGGGATTTTATTGGATTTTTGGAATATTACTATGGATATTTGTATTAAAATCAGGTGTACACGCGACACTTGCAGGGATTATAGTTGCATTTTGTATCCCTTTACATGCAGTAAATGAAAAAAGAAAATTGGTATCTCCTGCTAAATCTTTACAGCACCATATACATTATTGGGTTGCATTTTATATTTTACCTTTATTTGCATTTGTTAATGCAGGTGTAGATTTAAGTAATGTATCAATAGATAAAATGTCAAATCCCACTGCATTAGGGATTATTTTTGGTCTATTTATAGGTAAACAGCTTGGAGTTTTTGTTTTTTCTTATTTGGCAATTAAATACAATCTCGCAAAACTTCCTAAGTGTTCAACATTGGCGCAGTTATATGGTGTATCAGTATTAACTGGGATAGGTTTTACTATGAGTTTATTTATTGACAGCCTTGCTTTTGAAAATAGTCATCAGTTTTTTTATACAGATAAATTAGGAATTTTAATAGGTTCTTTTCTTTCTGGAGTTTTAGGATATTTTATCTTACGATTTATAAAGGGAAAAAGAAGATGTTCTATTTAA